A DNA window from Methanomassiliicoccus sp. contains the following coding sequences:
- a CDS encoding DUF6015 family protein, producing the protein MSVVSMEELVLALKNTLGKKGMQESDIKRLAEYTMSFFGYTDSVIDNRLTSEDRDVFYMLEEEGFVTTTEEEVHLKKGKMWRIHYWILKKDQISRLASLPEESKPETDELAMIYENIDKDVWAREPPSQSH; encoded by the coding sequence ATGTCGGTGGTCAGTATGGAGGAGCTTGTCTTAGCGTTAAAAAACACGCTGGGCAAGAAGGGGATGCAGGAAAGCGATATCAAGAGATTGGCTGAGTACACGATGAGCTTTTTCGGTTACACCGATTCGGTCATCGACAACCGCCTAACGTCCGAGGACCGTGATGTCTTTTACATGCTGGAGGAGGAGGGCTTCGTCACCACCACGGAGGAGGAGGTTCACCTCAAGAAGGGAAAGATGTGGCGCATCCACTATTGGATCCTGAAGAAGGACCAGATCTCCCGTTTGGCATCGTTGCCGGAGGAGTCCAAGCCGGAAACCGATGAGCTCGCCATGATCTACGAAAACATAGACAAGGACGTATGGGCCCGGGAGCCGCCCAGCCAGTCGCATTAG
- a CDS encoding site-2 protease family protein produces MDGLLIALLIIAAYLVVAVLLNKKGILAKFNMTMWGPFIMWRTSRGRDLIDKLAKPSRFWKAYAALGKGIIIVVMVAIMALLVWEAFLVSNIPAEQAPSLDMLIGLPGINPIIPIGYGILGLVVAVVIHEFAHGILTVVGKMKVKALGIVFLVLPMGAFVEPDEEALEKVEKKKRTSVYVVGPATNVIAALVCAFLFSTVMVSSAEPVRDNPVIVSVLENSPAHIAGLEYGDQIVSVNGVQVPNGGYANLSAPDPNTTVTVSYYHGSELRQAQVVSGVVITLTAEGLPAADAGLKQGMILTSLNGTAITNEAGFKNVLTAIPPGSTVPMTALVYNSTLSQYVDAGVTSLTTISKKDYYERNYGQTADNISYMGVSTAYLGASTSDPQVILDLLAHPFAGDQTGDQYVYDLLHYIALPFYGLQPLSSPLSEIFHPTGLFGWMPTDMFWIVANSLYWIFWINLMVGITNAMPAIPLDGGFLYRDWIDTLVAKLKKGLEQKERDRYVNSIVMTTSLFVLFLIVWQLIGPRVL; encoded by the coding sequence ATGGACGGCCTTCTCATCGCTCTTTTAATCATCGCAGCATACCTAGTTGTCGCGGTCCTATTGAATAAAAAAGGCATACTTGCCAAGTTCAACATGACCATGTGGGGTCCGTTCATCATGTGGCGGACCAGCCGTGGGCGGGACCTGATCGACAAGCTAGCAAAGCCGTCGCGGTTCTGGAAGGCCTACGCCGCCCTGGGGAAAGGCATAATCATCGTGGTCATGGTAGCCATCATGGCTCTCCTGGTCTGGGAAGCCTTCCTGGTCTCCAACATCCCTGCTGAGCAGGCCCCCTCCCTGGACATGCTCATCGGGCTGCCAGGCATCAACCCCATCATCCCCATCGGGTACGGCATCCTCGGCCTCGTGGTAGCAGTGGTCATCCACGAGTTCGCTCATGGCATCCTGACCGTGGTTGGAAAGATGAAGGTCAAGGCGCTAGGGATCGTGTTCCTCGTCTTGCCCATGGGCGCATTCGTGGAGCCAGACGAGGAAGCTTTGGAGAAGGTGGAAAAGAAGAAGCGGACCTCGGTGTACGTGGTCGGCCCGGCCACCAACGTCATAGCCGCCCTCGTATGTGCATTCTTGTTCTCCACCGTCATGGTGTCCTCGGCCGAGCCGGTGAGGGACAACCCGGTCATCGTCTCCGTCCTCGAGAACAGCCCGGCGCACATCGCTGGCCTTGAGTACGGCGACCAGATCGTGAGCGTGAATGGCGTGCAGGTGCCCAATGGCGGCTACGCCAACCTCTCCGCACCGGACCCCAATACCACGGTGACAGTGTCATATTATCACGGCAGCGAACTGCGTCAGGCGCAGGTCGTGTCCGGCGTGGTCATCACGCTCACCGCTGAAGGTCTTCCGGCGGCCGATGCCGGCCTCAAGCAGGGTATGATCCTCACGTCCCTCAACGGAACGGCCATCACCAACGAAGCAGGTTTCAAGAACGTCCTTACTGCCATTCCTCCCGGGAGCACGGTGCCGATGACCGCTCTGGTGTACAATTCCACGCTTTCGCAGTACGTCGACGCCGGGGTTACCAGCCTCACCACGATAAGCAAGAAGGATTATTATGAGAGAAACTACGGGCAGACCGCCGACAACATCTCATACATGGGGGTCAGCACCGCTTATCTCGGAGCGAGCACCAGCGACCCCCAGGTGATCCTCGACCTGCTGGCCCATCCCTTCGCTGGCGACCAGACCGGCGACCAGTACGTCTACGATCTGCTGCACTACATCGCCCTGCCGTTCTACGGGCTGCAGCCCCTCTCATCCCCCCTGTCGGAGATCTTCCACCCCACCGGACTGTTCGGGTGGATGCCGACCGACATGTTCTGGATCGTCGCCAACAGCCTTTACTGGATCTTCTGGATCAACCTCATGGTGGGCATAACCAACGCTATGCCCGCCATTCCATTGGACGGCGGCTTCCTATACCGCGACTGGATCGACACCCTGGTGGCCAAGCTCAAGAAGGGCTTGGAGCAGAAGGAGAGGGATCGCTACGTCAACTCCATCGTAATGACCACTAGCCTGTTCGTGCTGTTCCTCATCGTGTGGCAACTGATCGGCCCGAGGGTCCTGTGA